A window of Candidatus Nanopelagicales bacterium contains these coding sequences:
- a CDS encoding MBL fold metallo-hydrolase — translation MNYDGKVEVGGPWQVQDSAQLEIRKLAVGFLDNNCYLLRDKATGQTLLIDAAAESGRILDMCDGQLDAVLTTHCHPDHFQALQDVVEQTGAETYASEPEATLIPVRTDHLLSDGSVLQLGQANIELVELVGHKRLGSEHISTSLAAIYRDPDGSTHTFTGDALFPGGIGNTCDDPAAYSTLLNDVASKLFAKLPDRTVVYPGHGWDTTIGAERPSLQVWANRHW, via the coding sequence GTGAACTATGACGGCAAGGTCGAGGTCGGTGGGCCATGGCAAGTCCAAGACAGCGCACAACTGGAGATTCGCAAACTCGCAGTCGGCTTCTTGGACAACAACTGCTACCTCCTACGAGACAAAGCCACCGGTCAGACCCTGCTTATCGATGCCGCAGCTGAGTCTGGCCGGATCCTGGACATGTGCGATGGGCAGTTGGACGCAGTCCTGACCACGCACTGCCATCCCGACCACTTCCAGGCGTTGCAGGACGTCGTCGAGCAAACCGGTGCCGAGACCTACGCCAGTGAACCGGAGGCAACGCTCATCCCAGTGCGCACGGACCATCTCTTGTCCGACGGATCGGTCCTGCAGCTAGGTCAGGCAAACATTGAACTCGTTGAACTCGTCGGCCACAAACGACTCGGGTCCGAACACATCTCCACTTCGTTAGCAGCCATCTATCGAGATCCGGACGGGTCGACCCATACCTTCACGGGCGACGCCTTGTTCCCCGGTGGGATCGGAAACACCTGCGATGATCCCGCCGCCTACTCCACCCTGCTCAACGACGTCGCGAGCAAGCTGTTCGCGAAGCTCCCAGATAGGACGGTGGTGTACCCCGGCCACGGGTGGGATACGACCATAGGAGCCGAACGGCCGTCGTTACAGGTCTGGGCAAATCGACACTGGTGA